One genomic region from Aggregicoccus sp. 17bor-14 encodes:
- a CDS encoding DNA glycosylase AlkZ-like family protein, with protein MRLSREEAARFLVGHQHLAAPDFSPGVRGVRQLLLQLRCIQLDPLDVLGTNADLVALARVEGLRKGDVYRALLPGHAFEHFAKERCLLPAYAFPYYRDRAAQAPWWRLGDREQRLPPQVVERVLHEVRERGPVSAAELTDHGSVVPIDWSGWKGTGRATAMALEVLWTRCQVVVCGREPRGKRYDVPERALPKVAGVQVAHAGNAEEAFLRWALLERVEAAGLLSRAGGAHWSMLAPVRTSGLPDALVAEGLLEEVEVEGSPRRYLAPRGFRARRHPEPDGRMRLLGPLDPLLWDRELVRCAFGFEYVWEVYKPEHQRRWGWYVCPLLHRGQLVGRLEGRVEEGALVVSRLWRERGRGFDEDALDAALARHAEALGAARVKRPRRAKG; from the coding sequence GTGCGCCTCTCCCGCGAGGAGGCCGCGCGCTTCCTCGTGGGCCACCAGCACCTCGCCGCGCCCGACTTCTCCCCGGGCGTGCGCGGGGTGCGCCAGCTGCTCCTGCAACTGCGTTGCATCCAGCTGGACCCCCTGGACGTGCTGGGCACCAACGCGGACCTGGTGGCGCTCGCGCGGGTGGAGGGCCTGCGCAAGGGGGACGTGTACCGGGCCCTCTTGCCGGGCCACGCCTTCGAGCACTTCGCGAAGGAGCGCTGCCTCCTGCCCGCGTACGCCTTTCCCTACTACCGCGACCGCGCGGCGCAGGCGCCGTGGTGGCGGCTCGGGGACCGCGAGCAGCGCCTGCCCCCGCAGGTGGTGGAGCGCGTGCTGCACGAGGTGCGCGAGCGCGGCCCCGTGAGCGCCGCCGAGCTCACCGACCACGGCAGCGTGGTGCCCATCGACTGGAGCGGCTGGAAGGGCACGGGCCGGGCCACCGCGATGGCGCTCGAGGTGCTGTGGACGCGCTGCCAGGTGGTGGTGTGCGGACGCGAGCCGCGCGGCAAGCGCTACGACGTGCCGGAGCGCGCGCTGCCGAAGGTGGCCGGCGTGCAGGTGGCGCACGCGGGGAATGCGGAGGAGGCCTTCCTGCGCTGGGCGCTGCTCGAGCGCGTCGAGGCGGCGGGTCTGCTCAGCCGCGCGGGGGGTGCGCACTGGAGCATGCTCGCCCCGGTGCGCACCTCGGGGCTGCCGGACGCGCTGGTCGCGGAGGGGCTGCTCGAGGAGGTGGAGGTGGAGGGCTCTCCGCGCCGCTACCTGGCGCCGAGGGGCTTTCGCGCGCGGCGCCACCCGGAGCCGGACGGGCGCATGCGCCTCCTCGGGCCGCTGGACCCGCTGCTGTGGGACCGCGAGCTGGTGCGCTGCGCCTTCGGCTTCGAGTACGTGTGGGAGGTGTACAAGCCCGAGCACCAGCGGCGCTGGGGCTGGTACGTGTGCCCGCTGCTGCACCGGGGGCAGCTGGTGGGAAGGCTCGAGGGGCGCGTGGAGGAGGGTGCGCTCGTGGTGAGCCGGCTGTGGCGCGAGCGGGGGCGCGGCTTCGACGAGGACGCGCTCGATGCCGCGCTCGCACGCCACGCCGAGGCGCTGGGCGCCGCGCGGGTGAAGCGCCCGCGGCGGGCGAAGGGCTGA